The following are encoded together in the Trachemys scripta elegans isolate TJP31775 chromosome 7, CAS_Tse_1.0, whole genome shotgun sequence genome:
- the NSMCE4A gene encoding non-structural maintenance of chromosomes element 4 homolog A — MSEDAGSGSNSLQGRGLDSGCRQPFASTSRNGAVPEHQQRRLVGGQGRQRPLEAANEGGDGEEEESEEEPGQGSERAEPDGNHTDRRMLRHQYRQLINRVQQNREDMLSSKSNSLTDALQEANKLFSGVSQAREAALDAQFLVLASNLGKEKANELHSEMTVFDSPAFAEDLLTFMGLNRLEGEENDSDDESIANGFLPNNAWHKLGAEAERYFRRSPSFHYMLGSFKADPPVPRQRIERQKRKAGTEEKRAMPAQLKKMEESHQEATEKEVERILGLLQTYFKDDPNIPISFFDFVIDPSSFARTVENIFHVSFIIRDGFARIKLDQDKLPVIEPSHEEEGRENDQNAQVRNQAVISLSHQDWKDIVETFEITEPMIPPPGISQENES, encoded by the exons ATGTCTGAAGATGCTGGAAGCGGCAGCAactccctgcagggcaggggcctggactcaggCTGCCGCCAGCCTTTCGCATCCACCTCTCGCAACGGGGCCGTGCCCGAGCACCAGCAGCGCAGGCTGGTGGGTGGCCAAGGCCGTCAGCGCCCCCTGGAGGCTGCGAACGAAGGGGGCgacggggaggaagaggagtcgGAAGAGGAGCCTGGGCAGGGCAGCGAGAGAGCCGAGCCCGATGGGAACCACACGGACAGGAGGATGCTCCGGCACCAATATCGTCAGCTCATCAACAGAGTACAGC aGAATCGTGAGGATATGCTGAGTTCAAAAAGCAATAGTTTGACAGATGCACTACAAGAAGCCAATAAATTGTTCAGTGGAG TTTCCCAGGCCAGGGAGGCTGCCCTGGATGCCCAGTTCCTTGTTTTGGCATCAAATCTAGGAAAGGAGAAAGCAAATGAGTTACACTCTGAAATGACAGTATTTGACTCGCCAGCATTTGCTGAAGATTTA CTAACATTTATGGGCCTAAATCGTCTAGAAGGAGAAGAAAATGATAGCGATGATGAGAGCATTGCTAATGGATTTTTACCTAATAATGCCTGGCATAAACtgggagcagaagcagaaagATATTTCAGAAGATCTCCTTCTTTTCACTACAT GTTGGGATCTTTCAAGGCTGATCCTCCTGTACCGAGGCAACGGATTGAGAGGCAGAAAAGGAAAGCAGGAACAGAAGAAAAAAGGGCAATGCCTGCTCAG tTGAAGAAAATGGAGGAATCTCATCAGGAAGCCACAGAAAAAGAAGTAGAGAGGATCTTGGGATTGTTACAGACCTATTTTAAAGACGACC CCAATATACCTATTTCCTTCTTTGATTTTGTGATTGATCCAAGTTCTTTTGCACGCACTGTGGAAAACATCTTTCATGTGTCCTTCATTATAAGG GATGGCTTTGCAAGAATAAAGCTGGATCAGGACAAACTGCCAGTAATAG AGCCTTCACATGAAGAGGAAGGTAGAGAAAATGACCAGAATGCCCAAGTACGGAACCAAGCAGTCATATCTTTGAGCCATCAAGACTGGAAG GACATTGTAGAAACTTTTGAAATCACAGAACCTATGATTCCCCCTCCTGGTATCAGCCAAGAAAATGAAA GTTAG